Proteins from a single region of Streptomyces spectabilis:
- a CDS encoding NlpC/P60 family protein, translating to MSGRLLRWACAGSALSALVAPLPSLPPALAAPGPAPAPGERSVATLLTDLQRLYREAEESTETYNATDEELTDQRRRVADLDRRLAAARTAVRDGRGAAGRLARQQYQNNSVEISSYVRLLLARSPRGALDQRHVLRRAAADRAAAVTRLVDGEKRADGLARAARRALAAQESLARRQERARDGVRTRLREVEELLASLSAEELAAVGRAERAGADAAQRELVASGALGAPGARRAPSARGERAVRYAVAQIGKPYEWGAEGPASFDCSGLTQRAWGTGGREIPRTSQEQWARLPRVPLRQLRPGDLVVYFPKATHIALYLGDGLVVHAPRPGAKVKVSPLAANPLLGAVRPDPGATPVPDYRPPRLPPGARAGADTGLSAP from the coding sequence GTGTCAGGAAGGCTGCTGCGCTGGGCCTGCGCCGGCTCCGCGCTCTCCGCACTGGTGGCGCCCCTGCCCTCGCTGCCCCCTGCCCTCGCTGCCCCCGGGCCCGCCCCCGCCCCCGGCGAACGCTCCGTCGCCACCCTCCTGACGGACCTTCAGCGCCTGTACCGCGAGGCCGAGGAGTCCACCGAGACGTACAACGCGACCGACGAGGAGCTCACGGACCAGCGCCGCCGGGTCGCGGACCTCGACCGCCGCCTGGCCGCGGCACGGACCGCGGTGCGCGACGGCCGCGGCGCGGCGGGGCGCCTCGCCCGCCAGCAGTACCAGAACAACAGCGTGGAGATCTCCTCGTACGTCCGGCTGCTGCTCGCCCGCAGCCCGCGGGGCGCCCTCGACCAGCGCCACGTGCTGCGCCGGGCCGCGGCGGACCGGGCCGCGGCCGTCACCCGCCTCGTCGACGGCGAGAAGCGGGCCGACGGCCTCGCCCGCGCCGCCCGGCGGGCCCTGGCCGCGCAGGAGTCCCTCGCCCGGCGACAGGAGCGGGCCCGCGACGGCGTACGGACACGCCTGCGCGAGGTGGAGGAGCTGCTCGCATCCCTCAGCGCCGAGGAGCTGGCCGCGGTCGGCCGGGCCGAGCGGGCGGGCGCCGACGCCGCCCAGCGCGAGCTCGTCGCCTCCGGCGCGCTCGGGGCGCCGGGCGCACGGCGGGCCCCGTCGGCCCGGGGGGAGCGGGCCGTGCGGTACGCCGTCGCGCAGATCGGGAAGCCGTACGAGTGGGGCGCCGAGGGGCCCGCCTCGTTCGACTGCTCCGGACTCACGCAGCGGGCGTGGGGCACGGGCGGCCGGGAGATCCCGCGCACCAGCCAGGAGCAGTGGGCGCGGCTTCCGCGGGTGCCGCTGCGGCAGCTGCGGCCGGGGGACCTGGTGGTCTACTTCCCGAAGGCCACGCACATCGCGCTCTACCTGGGCGACGGCCTCGTGGTCCACGCCCCCCGCCCCGGCGCGAAGGTGAAGGTCTCCCCCCTCGCGGCGAACCCCCTGCTAGGCGCGGTCCGCCCCGACCCAGGCGCAACCCCGGTGCCCGACTACCGTCCGCCACGCCTGCCCCCCGGCGCCCGCGCAGGAGCGGACACCGGCCTGAGCGCCCCATAG